A window from Theropithecus gelada isolate Dixy chromosome 1, Tgel_1.0, whole genome shotgun sequence encodes these proteins:
- the LYPLA2 gene encoding acyl-protein thioesterase 2 isoform X1: protein MCGNTMSVPLLTDAATVSGAERETAAVIFLHGLGDTGHSWADALSTIRLPHVKYICPHAPRIPVTLNMKMVMPSWFDLMGLSPDAPEDEAGIKKAAENIKALIEHEMKNGIPANRIVLGGFSQGGALSLYTALTCPHPLAGIVALSCWLPLHRAFPQAANGSAKDLAILQCHGELDPMVPVRFGALTAEKLRSVVTPARVQFKTYPGVMHSSCPQVSGGPFPTPTSLPPARNLS from the exons atgtgtggtaACACCATGTCTGTGCCCCTGCTCACCGATGCTGCCACCGTGTCTGGAGCTGAGCGGGAAACGGCCGCG GTTATTTTTTTACATGGACTTGGAGACACAGG GCACAGCTGGGCTGACGCCCTCTCCACCATCCGACTCCCTCACGTCAAGTACATCTGTCCCCATGC GCCTAGGATCCCTGTGACCCTCAACATGAAGATGGTGATGCCTTCCTG GTTTGACCTGATGGGACTGAGTCCAGATGCCCCAGAGGACGAGGCTGGCATCAAGAAGGCAGCAGAGAACA TCAAGGCCTTGATTGAGCATGAAATGAAGAACGGGATTCCTGCCAATCGAATCGTCCTGGGAGGCTTTTCACAG gGCGGGGCCCTCTCCCTCTACACGGCCCTCACTTGCCCCCACCCTCTGGCTGGCATCGTGGCGTTGAGCTGTTGGCTGCCTCTGCACCGGGCCTTCCCCCAG GCAGCTAATGGCAGTGCCAAGGACCTGGCCATCCTCCAGTGCCATGGGGAGCTGGACCCCATGGTGCCTGTACGGTTTGGGGCCCTGACGGCTGAGAAGCTCCGGTCTGTTGTCACACCTGCCAGGGTCCAGTTCAAGACATACCCGGGTGTCATGCACAGCTCCTGTCCTCAGGTCAGTGGGGGACCATTTCCCACTCCCACTTCTCTGCCTCCAGCCAGGAACCTCTCGTGA
- the LYPLA2 gene encoding acyl-protein thioesterase 2 isoform X2 gives MCGNTMSVPLLTDAATVSGAERETAAVIFLHGLGDTGHSWADALSTIRLPHVKYICPHAPRIPVTLNMKMVMPSWFDLMGLSPDAPEDEAGIKKAAENIKALIEHEMKNGIPANRIVLGGFSQGGALSLYTALTCPHPLAGIVALSCWLPLHRAFPQAANGSAKDLAILQCHGELDPMVPVRFGALTAEKLRSVVTPARVQFKTYPGVMHSSCPQEMAAVKEFLEKLLPPV, from the exons atgtgtggtaACACCATGTCTGTGCCCCTGCTCACCGATGCTGCCACCGTGTCTGGAGCTGAGCGGGAAACGGCCGCG GTTATTTTTTTACATGGACTTGGAGACACAGG GCACAGCTGGGCTGACGCCCTCTCCACCATCCGACTCCCTCACGTCAAGTACATCTGTCCCCATGC GCCTAGGATCCCTGTGACCCTCAACATGAAGATGGTGATGCCTTCCTG GTTTGACCTGATGGGACTGAGTCCAGATGCCCCAGAGGACGAGGCTGGCATCAAGAAGGCAGCAGAGAACA TCAAGGCCTTGATTGAGCATGAAATGAAGAACGGGATTCCTGCCAATCGAATCGTCCTGGGAGGCTTTTCACAG gGCGGGGCCCTCTCCCTCTACACGGCCCTCACTTGCCCCCACCCTCTGGCTGGCATCGTGGCGTTGAGCTGTTGGCTGCCTCTGCACCGGGCCTTCCCCCAG GCAGCTAATGGCAGTGCCAAGGACCTGGCCATCCTCCAGTGCCATGGGGAGCTGGACCCCATGGTGCCTGTACGGTTTGGGGCCCTGACGGCTGAGAAGCTCCGGTCTGTTGTCACACCTGCCAGGGTCCAGTTCAAGACATACCCGGGTGTCATGCACAGCTCCTGTCCTCAG GAGATGGCAGCTGTTAAGGAATTTCTTGAGAAGCTGCTGCCTCCTGTCTAA
- the GALE gene encoding UDP-glucose 4-epimerase isoform X1: MAEKVLVTGGAGYIGSHTVLELLEAGYLPVVIDNFHNAFRGGGSLPESLRRVQELAGRSVEFEEMDILDQGALQRLFKKHSFMAVIHFAGLKAVGESVQKPLDYYRVNLTGTIQLLEIMKAHGVKNLVFSSSATVYGNPQYLPLDEAHPTGGCTNPYGKSKFFIEEMIRDLCQADKTWNAVLLRYFNPTGAHASGCIGEDPQGIPNNLMPYISQVAIGRREALNVFGNNYDTEDGTGVRDYIHVVDLAKGHIAALRKLKEQCGCRIYNLGTGTGYSVLQMVQAMEKASGKKVGPLPHPPHPTQLSAAQQLWPFPLTSPVGTWHCPVSACLAPGTRCLRASRCSALPLLEDLAGSWARAGSAKLQLPPVLQIPYKVVARREGDVAACYANPSLAHKELGWTAALGLDRMCECWLDPCS, translated from the exons atggcagAGAAGGTGCTGGTAACAGGTGGCGCTGGCTACATTGGCAGCCACACGGTGCTGGAGCTGCTGGAGGCCGGCTACTTGCCCGTGGTCATCGACAACTTCCATAACGCCTTCCGTG GAGGGGGCTCCCTGCCTGAGAGCCTGCGGCGGGTCCAGGAGCTGGCAGGCCGCTCTGTGGAGTTTGAGGAGATGGACATTTTGGACCAGGGAGCCCTACAGCGTCTCTTCAAAAAG CACAGCTTTATGGCGGTCATCCACTTTGCGGGGCTCAAGGCTGTGGGCGAGTCGGTGCAGAAGCCTCTGGATTATTACAGAGTTAACCTGACTGGGACCATCCAGCTTCTGGAG ATCATGAAGGCCCATGGGGTGAAGAACCTGGTGTTCAGCAGCTCAGCCACTGTGTACGGGAACCCCCAGTACCTGCCCCTGGACGAGGCCCACCCCACGGGTGGCTGTACCAACCCTTACGGCAAGTCCAAGTTCTTCATCGAGGAAATGATCCGGGACCTGTGCCAGGCAGACAAG ACCTGGAACGCAGTGCTGCTGCGCTATTTCAACCCCACAGGTGCCCATGCCTCTGGCTGCATCGGCGAGGATCCTCAGGGCATACCCAACAACCTCATGCCTTACATCTCCCAG GTGGCGATCGGGCGACGGGAGGCCCTGAATGTCTTTGGCAATAACTATGACACAGAGGATGGCACAG GCGTCCGGGATTACATCCATGTCGTGGATCTGGCCAAGGGCCACATTGCAGCCTTGAGGAAGCTGAAAGAGCAGTGTGGCTGCCGg ATCTACAACCTGGGCACGGGCACAGGCTATTCAGTGCTGCAGATGGTCCAAGCTATGGAGAAGGCCTCTGGGAAGAAGGTAggccccctgccccacccacctcaccccacccagCTCTCAGCAGCACAGCAGCTTTGGCCCTTCCCACTCACCTCTCCTGTGGGCACCTGGCACTGCCCAGTCTCAGCCTGCCTAGCACCCGGCACCAGGTGCCTGCGGGCGAGCCGCTGCTCTGCACTTCCGCTTCTTGAAGACCTGGCCGGCAGCTGGGCCAGGGCCGGCTCAGCTAAGCTCCAACTACCTCCTGTCTTGCAGATCCCGTACAAGGTGGTGGCACGGCGGGAAGGTGATGTGGCAGCCTGTTACGCCAACCCCAGCCTGGCCCACAAGGAGCTGGGGTGGACAGCAGCCTTAGGACTGGACAGGATGTGTGAGTGCTGGCTGGACCCCTGCAGTTAG
- the GALE gene encoding UDP-glucose 4-epimerase isoform X2 — MAEKVLVTGGAGYIGSHTVLELLEAGYLPVVIDNFHNAFRGGGSLPESLRRVQELAGRSVEFEEMDILDQGALQRLFKKHSFMAVIHFAGLKAVGESVQKPLDYYRVNLTGTIQLLEIMKAHGVKNLVFSSSATVYGNPQYLPLDEAHPTGGCTNPYGKSKFFIEEMIRDLCQADKTWNAVLLRYFNPTGAHASGCIGEDPQGIPNNLMPYISQVAIGRREALNVFGNNYDTEDGTGVRDYIHVVDLAKGHIAALRKLKEQCGCRIYNLGTGTGYSVLQMVQAMEKASGKKIPYKVVARREGDVAACYANPSLAHKELGWTAALGLDRMCEDLWRWQKQNPSGFGAQA, encoded by the exons atggcagAGAAGGTGCTGGTAACAGGTGGCGCTGGCTACATTGGCAGCCACACGGTGCTGGAGCTGCTGGAGGCCGGCTACTTGCCCGTGGTCATCGACAACTTCCATAACGCCTTCCGTG GAGGGGGCTCCCTGCCTGAGAGCCTGCGGCGGGTCCAGGAGCTGGCAGGCCGCTCTGTGGAGTTTGAGGAGATGGACATTTTGGACCAGGGAGCCCTACAGCGTCTCTTCAAAAAG CACAGCTTTATGGCGGTCATCCACTTTGCGGGGCTCAAGGCTGTGGGCGAGTCGGTGCAGAAGCCTCTGGATTATTACAGAGTTAACCTGACTGGGACCATCCAGCTTCTGGAG ATCATGAAGGCCCATGGGGTGAAGAACCTGGTGTTCAGCAGCTCAGCCACTGTGTACGGGAACCCCCAGTACCTGCCCCTGGACGAGGCCCACCCCACGGGTGGCTGTACCAACCCTTACGGCAAGTCCAAGTTCTTCATCGAGGAAATGATCCGGGACCTGTGCCAGGCAGACAAG ACCTGGAACGCAGTGCTGCTGCGCTATTTCAACCCCACAGGTGCCCATGCCTCTGGCTGCATCGGCGAGGATCCTCAGGGCATACCCAACAACCTCATGCCTTACATCTCCCAG GTGGCGATCGGGCGACGGGAGGCCCTGAATGTCTTTGGCAATAACTATGACACAGAGGATGGCACAG GCGTCCGGGATTACATCCATGTCGTGGATCTGGCCAAGGGCCACATTGCAGCCTTGAGGAAGCTGAAAGAGCAGTGTGGCTGCCGg ATCTACAACCTGGGCACGGGCACAGGCTATTCAGTGCTGCAGATGGTCCAAGCTATGGAGAAGGCCTCTGGGAAGAAG ATCCCGTACAAGGTGGTGGCACGGCGGGAAGGTGATGTGGCAGCCTGTTACGCCAACCCCAGCCTGGCCCACAAGGAGCTGGGGTGGACAGCAGCCTTAGGACTGGACAGGATGT GTGAGGATCTGTGGCGCTGGCAGAAGCAGAATCCTTCAGGCTTTGGTGCGCAGGCCTGA